The Flavobacterium galactosidilyticum nucleotide sequence TCAGCATACAAGCTTTCACCTTCTCTTTTTAATTTATCGTATTTGCTAGAAACCGTTCCTAACAAACTGTCAAGTTTGTCTTTTAGTTCGTCAGCATAGTCGTTGCTTTTCTCCATGATTTTTTTTCTTGTTTTGTCCCCTTTTTCAGGTGCAAACAATACTCCTAATAATGCTCCAACTGCAACTCCACCTAAAACTCCTAATATTATTTTATCTGCTTTCATAGTTGTTAATTTTTATTGTTATTTAATTTTTTTTTTAATTGTTTAAATTTATTTATACGCTCCTTCCAGAGATTAGTCTAAATAGTATTGCAATAACTGCAATAACAAGAAGTACGTGAATGATTGATCCTAAGCTAAATGCGAAAAATCCGATTGCCCAAAAGATGACTAGTATTACTGCTATTGTATAAAGTAGATTACCCATGTTTTTTTATTTTAAAGAGTTAATAATTAATTACTGTTTAATCAATTGCATCATACTTTCCTCCCAGAGATAAGTCTAAATAGAATTGCTATTACAGCAATAACAAGTAAAATATGAATTATAGATCCCGCACTGTAAGCGAAGAATCCTATCGCCCAAAATATAACTAAGATTACCGCGATAGTGTAAAGTAAATTGCTCATGATTTCTAGTTTTTTATGATTAATTATTTTTTTTTTTAGTTTAATCGTAATCCAACGTAAACGCTTAATACACTATTTTTTGCATCTGGAAAAGTATAATCAGTTCCTGCGTAGTTTCTTTCTTTTCCTACATTAGTTAAACCATAGTTATAACGCACTCCAAAGTTTAGTGCATCTAAATCTACCCCTAAACCTCCAGCAATACCTGCATCAAACTTGTTAAAATCATTAGTGTCTAATTGATTTTGAGAAGAGAAGATGTTCGAATCTGTTTCTGTTTTTCCACTCACCATATAAGCTGCATAAGGACCTACATGAACATTGAAGTTATCCGTGATATTCATTACTAATAGCACAGGAACTTCAATATAATTGACATTGAATTTAGCTGTACCATTTGCAAAAGCATTATTGTACACTAGTTCAGCTCCTTTAGTGGTGTAGCTAATCTCTGGTTGAATAGCAATACCTTTTGCGACTGGAAATTTAGCATACAAACCTGCATTAAAACCTGTTAATACATTATTGTCGTCTACTTGATCAGTATATAAGTTCGAGAAATTTAACCCTCCTTTAAAACCAAAAGAAGCTGTTTTTTCCTGTGCTTGAATTCCTGAGATAGACATTAAACCCAATGCTAATGATGCGAAAATTAATTTTTTTGAATTTTTCATTTTTGTTTATTTTTGATTGAATTATTATATTACAAAGATCAGAAGTTAACAGATGTTTATTGTTACAAGACTTTTTGTTAATTTTACAAAATTCACACTTTCGTCCTGATTTATGCTTTATAAAATCATATAAATGGCTTTGGTTTAGTGAGTTGATATAAAAAAGGCGAGTTAAAAACTCGCCTTTTAAAAATTGTATTAATTTTTGACTGTAAAGTTTTTAAGCGATTCGCCTAAATCTTCCATGTCACGGTTATATTCTTTTTTGAACGATTGCCAATCACTATTTGCATCATTCTTGTACATTTCTAATTTACTTTTTATCTCTTTGTTTTTCATTTCCAGTTCAACAATTTTTTTCTGATATTCAGAATCGATTGTTTTTCCGGTTTTTTTCAGATCAGCTTTCATATCTGCAATGCGCTTTTCGTTTAGAGAGATAGCTGCATTTGTACTATCCTTAAAAGCTTTCCATTCTTCTTCCGTTGCAGCTCTTCTTGCATCAGAAAGTTCTACTTTAGCGTCATTAAGATCTTCTTTAGCCTCTTGTACATTTTCTTTAGCTTCATTTTCTTCCTTTGAAGCATCTTTACATCCTACTAATACTGTTCCAGCTGTCATTGTTAATAAAGCTAGACTTAAAATTGTTTTTCTCATGTCGATTTATTTTTAGTGTTATTTAAATAGGTTAATTTTTGTTGTAATATTTTGAATTAAAAAAGTTAAAAGATTTTATGCAAAAGAGAATACTGTTAATAGAGTAGGTTATTTATTGGATATAACTTTAGAGTCCTCTATTAACTCTCATTTTCATTAGAGACCATCAAATATTTTGATTAATTCTTCTCTTGTCTTTCCTAATTTATCCTGGCATTTATTTAACATTTCTTCTTTCTTGTCTTCTGAGAAGATTGATATGTTATCTGTTAGCAAGGCAAATTTTTCTTTTAATTTTTCTTTCTGTTGTTCCCAGTTTCCTTGCAGCTCCATCGAATCCATATATATTGTATTACAGTTAAAATAATTCTAATTACAAATTTGGCTTGATTTTGTAAATCATCTGTTATATAACTTTTAGAAATACTTGCTTTATTCACAGATTTTGAAAAAAAATGACTATTCGCTATAGATCTAATAATAAATCTTTTTAACGAATAGTCAGTAATGGTTCTCTTATCAAAATAGTAGAGTTCAATTTTCTTATTTATTTTATCTTACATGGTTAGTATTTTATATACTACTGTCCTTCTTGCTGGACATATTTTATTAAGATTTTAGATAAAGATTGGTAATAATCTTCTAATACTTTTCGATTAATTTCTGGGCTGCTCTTATCAGGAATGGTTATGGTCAACTCATCTAAATATTTAATAAGCTCTGGATGCTCGTTACGTATTTTCATTGTGATTTCTAGAATATCGTCGTTAAGTTCTTTTTCAGTTTTCATAATCTTAGTTTATAATTCATAAAAAATTCTTCATTTATTCATTCAAGTAGCAGCTGGTCTATAGTATCACTATTGTATTTGGCTAGAAACATATTTTTTAACAATGTTCGACAGCGTCTCGTGATAGTCCTGCAGTATTTTGATGTTTATTTCTGGTTTACTAGTATCAGGAATAGTCACCGGTAGTTCTGATAAATACTTAGCGAGTTCAGGATACTCATTGTATATTTTCATAGTAATATCAAGGATCGCTTTGTTGAGCTCGTTTACAGATTTCATAATGGTCGATTTACTAACTTAAAAATTATTTATCAATATCCTTACTCTCTCTAATAGATGCTGACTTTTAATTCACTGTTAAGATACCACTTAAATACCATAAAGCTATTGAATATCAGTTATTTTAAAGAATCGTTTTCAGTATCCATCTTTAATTCTCGCTTCATCGCCGCTTCTTCTAATGCATCCAGCTCATCTTGTTTTTTATCTTCTTCCTTTTGTTTTTTCTTGAAGAAACCTCTTAATAGGAAATTGTGTTTCGCAGCTTCTATTACTTCATTAAGTCCTTTAGTAGCCGTCTTCACATTAGTCAACGATGAGTCAATAACTTTACCCATTCGTTCATCACTAACTAATTTAGACAAAGCGCCCTTGCCATTATTCATATTGACTGTAAACCTTTTGAATTCACTAGTGCTGTTTTCTAAATTTAAAATAGTGTTCTTGATGCTGTTTCCAAACTGCTCATCAGAAACAAGTTTTGATAAAGCACCATTTCCATTGTTCATGCTAGAGCTAAACTGAGCCAACTCAGCAGTAATTACAGCGGCGTTATCTACACTTTTTTTAACGCTTACCATCAAATCATCCATTTCTACTGATTTCTTAGACTTAATGTAATCATTATTTTCCACCAGTACGTTTGAGTTTTTTCCAGCATTGAGAACTAAAACTTTATCACCCATCAAACCATCTGAACTAATACTTGCAAAAGCATCTTTCTTGATGAATTGACGAACCTCCTCTTTTATCACCATTTTAATCACAACAGTAGTATCTGTTAGAAAGTCAATGTCATCAACTGTACCAACATTTATCCCAGATAAACGCACATTGTTTCCTATCGCAAGACCGCTTACTGAATTAAATTTTGAATACAATTCAAATGTAGAGCCAAACAAATTCTTTTGCTTTCCAACAAAATAAATTGTTCCTACAAAAAGAACTAATCCTAGAACTACGAACATTCCTAATTTCCATTGATATCCAGATTCTTTCATCATCTTTATTTTATTTTATATTTTTTTAATTAAAGGAAAAAGGAGTGTACCCACTCATCCTCGCTATTTTCTAATTCTTCATAGGTTCCTTCAGCATGTATAACACCCTCTTTTAGCACCATTAATCTATTCCCGGTTAGTTTGGCGCAAGGCATATCGTGCGTAATTATGATGGAAGTGGTTTTATATTTTTTCTGGATCTCATTTATTAATTCACTGATTTCACGTGATGTTATTGTATCTAATCCCGTGGTTGGTTCATCATACAATATAATTTCAGGTTTCAGTATCAATGTTCGTGCTAAGCCAATTCTTTTACGCATTCCACCTGATAATTCCGATGGCATTTTATCAATTGCTTCTACTAATCCTACATTTTCTAGAATATCTTTGATTTGATTTTCCACTTCCTCCTCAGAAAGGTCTTTAGCATGTCTTCTTAAAGTGAATCCCAAATTCTCTCTAACGCTCATAGAGTCATATAGAGCTGCGTTTTGGAACAAAAACCCAATTCGGACTCTAATTTCATTTAGTCCTGAATTATCTAATTTGGTGATATCAGTTCCAAAAACATTTATTTCACCTTGGTCGATACCCATTAATCCGACAATGCATTTGATAGTTATCGATTTGCCTGAACCAGATTTTCCTAATATGACTAGATTTTCCCCTTTATTTACAGTAAGGTTAACACCTTTTAATACTTCGTTAGTTCCAAAGGCCTTATGAAGATCTATTATTTCGATTACAGGGTCATTTGATTTTGAATCAGTAGTAACTTCTTGTATGTTAAGTTCTTCTCTCATGCTATAAAAATAAATCAGTTAGTTGCACTGCGATCATGTCGATAATAAATATAGAAAGAGAGGCAGTAACAACAGCTGAATTAGCTGCTTTACCAACGCTTTCGGTTCCATTAGCAGCATTATAACCTTTGAAACAGCCTATCATTCCAATAAAAAATCCGAAGAAGAATGTTTTCATAGTTGCTGGAAAAATATCTGAAAATGTAATTGCCTCTAAAACCTGCGATAAATAGCGATATAAGTTAACATCGCCGTGAATATTTATCCCTATGTAACCACCAATAACACCAATAGCATCTGAATAAATCACTAACAAAGGGATCATTAAGGTTGTAGCTAAGATTCGTGTCACTACTAAGTATTTAAAAGGATTTATAGCTGAAACTTCCATAGCATCAATTTGTTCTGTCACTTTCATAGATCCTAATTCAGCGCCAATTCCTGAAGAAACTTTTCCAGCGCAAATTAAAGCTGTAATTACTGGTGCAATTTCTCGAATTAGTGATAAAGCAACCATACTTGGCAACCAAGATTCAGCACCAAACTTGGCTAATGTAGGTCTTGATTGTAGTGTTAGTACTAAACCCATTATGAAGCCCGTTATAGTTACAAGTGGCAATGATTTATAACCAATTATATAACATTGTTTTATGAATTCCTTCATTTCATAAGGCGGTTTAAGGACTTCTCTAAAAAATCGAGTAGCAAATAGTGTTACCTCTCCGATATCATTAAAATTATCTTTCATGTACACCGTTATGCTTTCCTTTTTATCTGCTAGCGTATTACTCATTTATAATTGATTTTATAATTTGTACCTATTTATTTTAAACATTTATGATCTGATATTGACAACAATTGCTATTTTGATTGTTTACTAGTAAATGATTTGTCCGAACAGCGTTTTATATTTACTCATGCTTGTTAAAAACTCAGTTCTGCATAAAAAAAATGTTAGAATTTGTAATCTGCAGTAGGCTGGGGGAGATACAGACTATTGATTTTTTTTTTTTAGCTTTAGTGCCTTTTGGAATTTTGAATTTTAAAAGACGACTTTTAAAACTTGTATTTTTTAGCAGATTCGCAAAGTAAAATTCTTGTCATATCAAAATTTGGATTTTTTTTGGTTGCAATAAATTATACGTGTTTTGATCTCATTCAGATTTTAATAAAAGTCAAATTTAATATACTATATCCATGATCAAGAAATCGCAGAACGCATTCACTAAATGTTACTTTTTTATTACCTTAAAATTTATTAGTAGTCAATACCATTTGGTATCCAGGGTAAATCACATCCTGATTTTCTTCAGCAGTTATAAAAACTTTTGTTGGTTGAAATGAAGTTACTGTTTCAAAAGAGGCTTTAAGTTTTGAGGATATAAATCCAGTATTACTTTTAATCTGACCAATGTTTTTAATTCTATTTTCTTCAGTTTCGATCCAAACTACATAAACATTTTTTGCAGGTTGTAGTCGTTGAACCTCTGCTAAATTTGATATTTTTATCTTGATAGCGTAATTTTTATTATTGTCTTTCTTGATCGTCACTATACCTTGCGCTGCAGGTACAACTGTTGAATTCTGAAAGGCAATTTTCTGAGAACATGATGTGAACGATGCAAATGAAATAATTGTTAGCATTGTCAACAAAAGTCTTCTGATTCTTGTATTGTAATGAATAACCATTGTGTTTTGCTTTTTTTAGTTTATTATATACAAATTTCACTAAAAGAGAATGTTATCTGTTATACAAAAAGAAGGAAAAGTTACATTATTCACTTATAACTGACTTAAGTTTTAGCAGCCGATTCTATTTCTTTTTTCCTGCAACTAATAATACGACACCACCAATAGCTAAACCAATACCTAATATAGGCGACCAGGCCATAGGATGATCAACTTCTTTGCTAATTTCTATTGGTCCTATATCAACTACTTTTTCAGTTGTTTTAAAGTTAAAACTATTGTACGCTACCATAATTACTCCGATAACAATTAATACGATTCCTATACCTTGTGTGTTCATGTTTTCTGTTTTTAAAATAATCATAAATTAATTTTGTTTTTACTTAGCAATTCCGAATTATACGTTCGTCCAATCTATTTATTATCTGAGTGTTATAAAAAAAATGGACTGCTGATTACAGCAGCCCATTTTTAACCAAATAAAAACCTAACCTTACTTTTTTTATTTTTCGTAGCTCATTTTCAGTTCTACTCTTCTGTTTTTTGCACGT carries:
- a CDS encoding YtxH domain-containing protein — its product is MKADKIILGVLGGVAVGALLGVLFAPEKGDKTRKKIMEKSNDYADELKDKLDSLLGTVSSKYDKLKREGESLYAEGKSKFQDAKNEGQDLIAEGKSKYNEVKNDIKNN
- a CDS encoding lmo0937 family membrane protein, whose product is MGNLLYTIAVILVIFWAIGFFAFSLGSIIHVLLVIAVIAILFRLISGRSV
- a CDS encoding lmo0937 family membrane protein, producing the protein MSNLLYTIAVILVIFWAIGFFAYSAGSIIHILLVIAVIAILFRLISGRKV
- a CDS encoding porin family protein, with the protein product MKNSKKLIFASLALGLMSISGIQAQEKTASFGFKGGLNFSNLYTDQVDDNNVLTGFNAGLYAKFPVAKGIAIQPEISYTTKGAELVYNNAFANGTAKFNVNYIEVPVLLVMNITDNFNVHVGPYAAYMVSGKTETDSNIFSSQNQLDTNDFNKFDAGIAGGLGVDLDALNFGVRYNYGLTNVGKERNYAGTDYTFPDAKNSVLSVYVGLRLN
- a CDS encoding CsbD family protein, encoding MELQGNWEQQKEKLKEKFALLTDNISIFSEDKKEEMLNKCQDKLGKTREELIKIFDGL
- a CDS encoding MlaD family protein, which gives rise to MMKESGYQWKLGMFVVLGLVLFVGTIYFVGKQKNLFGSTFELYSKFNSVSGLAIGNNVRLSGINVGTVDDIDFLTDTTVVIKMVIKEEVRQFIKKDAFASISSDGLMGDKVLVLNAGKNSNVLVENNDYIKSKKSVEMDDLMVSVKKSVDNAAVITAELAQFSSSMNNGNGALSKLVSDEQFGNSIKNTILNLENSTSEFKRFTVNMNNGKGALSKLVSDERMGKVIDSSLTNVKTATKGLNEVIEAAKHNFLLRGFFKKKQKEEDKKQDELDALEEAAMKRELKMDTENDSLK
- a CDS encoding ABC transporter ATP-binding protein, which gives rise to MREELNIQEVTTDSKSNDPVIEIIDLHKAFGTNEVLKGVNLTVNKGENLVILGKSGSGKSITIKCIVGLMGIDQGEINVFGTDITKLDNSGLNEIRVRIGFLFQNAALYDSMSVRENLGFTLRRHAKDLSEEEVENQIKDILENVGLVEAIDKMPSELSGGMRKRIGLARTLILKPEIILYDEPTTGLDTITSREISELINEIQKKYKTTSIIITHDMPCAKLTGNRLMVLKEGVIHAEGTYEELENSEDEWVHSFFL
- a CDS encoding MlaE family ABC transporter permease, translated to MSNTLADKKESITVYMKDNFNDIGEVTLFATRFFREVLKPPYEMKEFIKQCYIIGYKSLPLVTITGFIMGLVLTLQSRPTLAKFGAESWLPSMVALSLIREIAPVITALICAGKVSSGIGAELGSMKVTEQIDAMEVSAINPFKYLVVTRILATTLMIPLLVIYSDAIGVIGGYIGINIHGDVNLYRYLSQVLEAITFSDIFPATMKTFFFGFFIGMIGCFKGYNAANGTESVGKAANSAVVTASLSIFIIDMIAVQLTDLFL